The window TGCCAATCAGAGAAGAATCAAAACTCAGAAAGACCACAACAACCTCAAACAACGCAGGAGAATGCAGAAGATCCCCTAGATACTAATGACACTGATAGCTTCAGTCCTGGAGGAGAAAAGCCTCACTACTGCGCCTACTGTGGTAGGAGCTTTCAAAAAGTAAGGGATCTTATAAGACACCAGCGAACACATACTGGAGAGAAGCCTCACAACTGCTCTGATTGTAACAGAAGTTTTGCTCGATTAGATAATCTCAAGTCACACCAAAAAATACACGTGAAAGACAAACATCATTTTCACTCCACTAAATGTGTGGAAAGCTTTGTCCTATTGGAGAAGCTTGAAAAACACCTGCTGGAGAATACCTTCAAAGCTACCAGCAATGCAACAAATGTAGACAGTGTGCCTGAACTTGGTAAAAATCAGCACCCAGAAAGACTACTGCCCCAAACAActcaggagaacagagagaagccTCATCATGATACTTCCGATGACCCTATTGTGAGTTCTAATGGAGGTGAGAGGCGTCATCCCTGCTCCGACTGTGGGAAGAACTTTACACGAGTTTATCATCTTAAAAGACACCAACGaacacatacaggagagaagcctcatCGCTGCTCTGATTGTGGCAAAAGTTATTCTCAGTCGTATGATCTGAAAATACACCACCAGCGAAAGCATATGAAAGGGAAATACTTCCACTGCAATCATTGTGAAGAACGTTTCTCCAAACCAGAGGATctgaacacacacatgcatgtacatGCTGGAGAAAAGCCATACCTTTGTCCAGACTGTGGGAAGAGATTCCAGTTGTTAAATGCATTTGAAATGCACCAACAAAAACATACTTTGGGGCTTCTTGAGTGCTCTTATTGTGGTAAAAGTTTTTCTAAGATGGATAAACTTAAACTACACCAGCGAACGCATACGGGAGAGAAACATTTTCGCTGCCCTGACTGTGGGAAAAGTTTTACCCGCTCGGATCTTCTGAAAAGTCACCAGAGGACACATAAGAAAGAGGGAGATTGTCTGTACTGTGATAAAAGCTTTTCTGAACCTGGAGAACTAAAAATACACATGGATGTACATAGTCAAGAAAGGCCTCACCTTTGCCCCgactgtgggaagagattcaAACTGTTATGGTCGTTGAAAAAGCACCAGCgaaaacacacagagaagatctcACCAAGGGAAAAGCGTCACCACTGTTCCGACTGCAATAAGAGTTTTACTCGCGGATATCATCTTAAAAGACATCgggaaacacacacaggagaaaagcctttccACTGCTCTAATTGTGACAAAAGCTTTGCAGGAAAGGAGAGGCTTAAACAACATCAACTAACACACAAGGAAAAGAAACGTCACCGCTGTTCAAGGTGTGATAAAAGATTTCCTGACATGGCAAAACTACGATCACACCTTCCAGTACATTCCGTAGAACTGGCACTCCACTGTTCTGACTGTGGAAAGTATTTCTTAAACAAGGCAAAGTTTGAAAGACACCAAAAAATACACACTGGAAGTGGAAAAATACCATTCCTCTGCACTGACTGTGGGGAGGGTTTTACAAATTTGCGTCAGTTGGAAGACCACCAGCGAACACACACTGGGGAGAAACCGTACTGCTGCATTGATTGCGGAAAGAGTTTTGCACATGAAAAAACATTTAAGTGTCACAAGCAAGCACACAAGTTCAAACTTTCTGGAGAAAGAGCAGCCTATCCTTGCTCGGAATGTGGAAATACTTTTTCTCGTTCATGTGATGTGATGAGTCATGTGAGAAGGGTGCATAATAAAGAGAGACCTTTCCAGTGCTCCTGCTGTGGAAAAAGATTTTTCCAAAAGAACTCACTCACAATACACATGAGAatgcacactggagagaaaccgtaCCACTGCTCAGAATGTGGACAAAGCTTCTCCCAAATGAACGACAGAAAACGCCACCAGAAGAGGCAACACTCTGGAGAGGAGACTTGATCTCTCTACTAGTGTGGAAGGCACAGTCAGAAACACTCAATAAGAAAGGACtacaacagaaacacacacatacaatattGTATCAGTCTTTATTCCAGGTTTATTTTTGTCATATCCTTGAAATGATCTTGTATCAACAGTAAAGTTTATTTCACAAATGACTGTGCTGTTTTTTTGTTTGGTTACCTCGTCACTCTCCTAGTTTCTACCCTGCATAAATGGTATTTGTTAATCCTCCCCTGCACCTAAAGAATCCCATAAGGCCATCGATAATAGTTAAGGCTATCTCAAAGAACAAAAAGTGTAGTTAATATATGGACTTGTCTAATATAACTGGACAATGAATATTAGGGATGTGATCATCACAGTATAGAAATCATTTACATGCCAAGATTATGGAATAATTTTGGAAATCCACACAAAAAAAACTGTCTATCAGCATTCAGACTCATACACACCTGACTCAAGTTATTAGATATCCAAGTTATTGAGATTGCAACATCATGGCATGTAATCCTCATTTCTTACTTCTGAAAGTGCGATCATAAGATTTGTGTTAGCTACTGACACAGTTGTGCTTTTTAAAGTGTCTTGAGTCAGAAAAGTATTTTCCACATCTCTTGCAGGAGTATGGCCTGACTCCTGTGTGCACTTGAATGTGGGTTTTGACATGATTGGCTTGTCTGAATCGTGTCCCACAGATATCACAGCTGAAAGGCTTCTCTCCCGTGTGGACTCGCTCATGTCTTTTGAGATTACCGATAAATCCAAAAGTCTGTATGGATCAGCTCATGTATCTTAAGAGATTGTTTTGTAATAAATATCTTTCTACAACAACCACAAGCATTGGGCTTCTCTCAGGTGTGTAATTTCTGGTGATAGTCAAAAGTAACTTTATGGAGAAAAGTCTTTCCGCATGTGGAACAAGTGTATATGTTTTCTCCTGTGTGAATTCTTCCATGTGTTTTCAGAGAACCGATGGAGCTGAAGCCCTTCAAACATATCTTGCAGCTGAGGGGTTTTGGTTGGTCGGTTTGTTTTTGTTGGTTGGCCTTGTTCTTTCTGGTTCTTGAGTGCCCCTCTCCATCAGCCACATGTGATAGCTTGTGAATTCTCAGTTGATAATTGTAAAGGTAAGTCTTCCACAAACGTCACACATAAATGGTTTTAATGCCCCATGAACTAGCATGTAAGCTTTTAAGTTGGTGGACTGAATGAATGTCTTTCCACACGCCTCGTGTGGGGCCTCTTCTTCGTGTGAATTCGATGGTGTCTCGTAAGGTTCTCCTTAAAGCTGAAAGTAGCTTGACATATTTCACATCTAAATTGTTTTGAGATATACTGAAATTCTTTCCACACGTAGTACAGCTGTATGGTTTCTCACCTGTGTGAACTCGCTGGTGTACTTCAAGCATGTACTTTGAGGCGAAACCTCGTCCACAAGTGAGGCAAGTGAACGGTTTCACCTCTGCATGAACAAACTCATGTGATTTCAGATTTGTCTTACTACTGAATTTCTTTCCACAAACTTTGCAACTGAAAGGTTTCTCTTTTGAGTGAGTTTGCATGTGTTGAGTCAGCATACAGTTCAGGCGGAAGGTTTACGCACAAATGTCACACTTCGGTTTATTGTGAACTGCTATATGGCGTTTCAACAGACAGTTTACGTGGAAGGTCTTCTCACATATGTCACACTTGAAGGGTTTCCTCGGCTTGGAAATGCTCTGCTGTATTCCGTGGCTGTATTCTGTGGAAATGCTCTGCTGTATTCCGTGGCTGTATTCTGTGGAAATGCTCTGCTGTATTCCGTGGCTGTATTCTGTGGAAATGCTCTGCTGTATTCCGTGGCTGTATTCTGTGGAAATGCTCTGCTGTATTCCGTGGCTGTTTTCTGTGGAAATGCTCTGCTGTATTCCGTGGCTGTTTTCTGTGGAAATGCTCTGCTGTATTCCGTGGCTGTTTTCTGTGGAAATGCTCTGCTGTATTCCGTGGCTGTATTCTGTGGAAATGCTCTGCTGTATTCCGTGGCTGTATTCTGTGGACATGCTCTGCTGTATTCCGTGGCTGTATTCTATGGAAATGCTCTGCTGTATTCCGTGGCTGTATTCTGTGGAAATGCTCTGCTGTATTCCGTGGCTGTATTCTATGGAAATGCTCTGCTGTATTCCGTGGCTGTATTCTGTGGAAATGCTCTGCTGTATTCCGTGGCTGTTTTCTGTGGAAATGCTCTGCTGTATTCCGTGGCTGTTTTCTGTGGAATTGCTCTGCTGTATTCCGTGGCTGTTTTCTGTGGAATTGCTCTGCTGTATTCCGTGGCTGTTTTCTGTGGAATTGATCTGCTGTATTCCGTGGCTGTTTTCTGTGGAATTGCTCTGCTGTATTCCGTGGCTGTTTTCTGTGGAAATGCTCTGCTGTATTCCGTGGCTGTTTTCTGTGGAAATGCTCTGCTGTATTCCGTGGCTGTATTCTGTGGAAATGCTCTGCTGTATTCTGTGGCTGTATTCTATGGAAATGCTCTGCTGTATTCTGTGGAAATGCTCTGCTGTATTCCGTGGCTGTATTCTGTGGAAATGCTCTGCTGTATTCCGTGGCTGTATTCTGTGGACATGCTCTGCTGTATTCCGTGGCTGTATTTTATGGAAATGCTCTGCTGTATTCTGTGGAAATGCTCTGCTGTATTCCGTGGCTGTTTTCTGTGGACATGCTCTGCTGTATTCCGTGGCTGTATTCTGTGGACATGCTCTGCTGTATTCCGTGGCTGTTTTCTGTGGATCCTGTCCCAGTACGGCTGCTTGTTTCCTTTTCATGACCACCTCTCCCGTTCACCCTTGGATTCAGTGTCTCTAAATGAAGGCTTTGTATTCAGTCCACGTGAGTCTTCCACAGAGTGAAGAGGAGAATAAGTCTCTGTTTACTGTAAGCCTCTGCAGCACCTACAGATGAGAGGAATATACAGGCATTATGCTACAGTAAGTGACTGGTTTGACAGCCATATTTCACACAACAGAAAACTGTACCAGCAACAACTgtatggctgtgtcccaaatggcacccctatatagtgaatagggtgaaGGGCTCAACTTACAGGGCCGCCCACTGGTCTCGGGAGGTTTTGGAAACCCTCCGAGCCAGTCAATCATCCATGTCAGTGGCCTGCTTGGGCCATTGAAAAGAAAATATGTAATGTCATTTTCAATCTAGGCTAATTGATGAAAAAAAATCCCTGAAGCGGTTAGCTCGTTATGTAGATTATTTAGCACACTGTGCCACACACTGCCTACGTTGAGCGGAATATCACCGGGCAGCGAGAGCATGCATCCTTCAAACAACTGATTGtggagcagctcacagaagaGCGGTAGGCACAGGAAAGcaatacaaaatacatttcaaGTTATGATATCTAGcctacctgtcacgccctgacccgagtattctttgtttttttaatgttttggttaggtcagggtgtgacatgggtgatgtatgtgtttttgtactgtctacgggttttgtaggtttatggggttgtttatcaTCTaggtgtctatatacagtggggcaaaaaagtatttagtcagccaccaattgtgcaagttctcccacttaaaaagatgagaggcctgtaattttcatcataggtacacttataataataataatataataataatatatgccatttagcagacgcttttatccaaagcgacttacagtcatgtgtgcatacattctacgtatgggtggtcccggggatcgaacccactaccctggcgttacaagcgccatgctctaccaactgagctacagaaggaccacccaacTATGACCAcccaactatgacagacaaaatgagaaaacaaaatccataaaatcacattgtaggatttttaattaatttatttgcaaattatggtggaaaataagtatagtTCACCAtagtttgcaaataaattcattaaaaatccgacaatgtgattttctggatttttttttcttctcattttgtctgtcatagttgaaatgtacctatgatgaaaattacaggcctctcatctttttaagtgggagaacttgcacaattggtggctgactaaatacttttttgccccactgtatgtctatggttgcctagattggttctcaattagaggcaggtgttttaTCGTTGAACCATATTTAGgaagccatcttctttgggtatttcgtgggttattgtctatgtctagttgcctgtgtctgcacgtGTGTAGtgtagcttcacgttcgttttgttgtttttgcagTTTGTTTAGTGTCCGTCTTCATTAATAAACAGAAGATGTATTCATATCATGCTGCGCCTTAGTCTCATCCATTCGAtgaacgtgacagaataacccaccataaaaggaccaagcagcatgaTTGGGAGGAACAGCGCTTAATGGAGAAATGGACCCGGGAGAAGGACGAATGGGTAACAACATGGGAGAAGATTGAGAGTTGGTCGATCGATCCAGGGAGAGTGCCAGAGCCTGCATGGGATTCTTTGGAACAGTGCGAGGAGGGATACAGGAGAATGGAGGAACAGCGAAGATATAAGGGTACACGGCTAGCAcagaagcccgagaggcagccccaatcaTTTTTTTGGGGAGggcacacgaggagattggctaagtcaggtaggagacctgagccaactcctcgtgcttacggtggggagcgtgtaactggtcaggcaccgtgttatgcagagatgcgcacggtgtctccagtgcgcatttctagcccggtgcgctatattccagctcctcgcattggCCGGGCTAGAATAAGCATCCAGCCAGAACGGGTTGTGTCAGCTttacactccagacctccagtacgcctccacatcccagtacgtcctgtgcctgctccccgcactcgccctgaggtgcgtgtccccagcccggtaccaccagtgccagcaccacgcaccaggcctatagtgcgcctcggcagtccagtacgccctgttcctcctccccgcactcgccctgaggtgcgtgtccccagcccggtaccaccagtgccagcaccacgcaccaggcctatagtgcgcctcggcagtccagtacgccctgttcctcctccccgcaatcgccctgaggtgcgtgtccttggcccagtaccaccagtgccggcaccacgcaccaggcctacagtgtgcctcgccagtccagagcgtccggcaacagtacccagcccagagcgtccggcaacagtacccagtccagagcgtccagcTACaatacccagtccagagcgtccggcaacagtcTACAGAACGGAACTCCTACGACGGgccgcagaccggaacctcctacgaaGGGTCGCAGACCAAaacctcctacgacgggccgcagaccaaaacctcctacgacgggccgcagaccggaacctcctacgacgggccgcagaccggaacctcctacgacgggccgcagaccggaacctcctacgacgggccgccagagccgtcagccagccaggagctgccgaTGCCGCCTGTCACGCCGGCGACGCTGGAATCTCCCTTCTGTCCGGAGCTGCCTGACGATTTGTATCAACCAGGTGGGCATTTGTTTAGCAAACTTTGCAATCACATGtacaccacaggaggctggtgagcagaggacggctcataatcaTGGCCAGAATGGAGTGAatgaaatggcatcaaacacatgaaaaccaCGTATTTGAAatcattccactccagccattaccacaagcccatcctccccaattaaggtggcaCCAACCTCCAGTGATGCACACTATACATTGTACGGTAGGCTACAGAAACACCGCTAGCCAAACACAAAGGTCTCTTGCCAGGGTGCACAACTgaattaaagggtaactacacacTCCCCCAATAaaagatcaaataaaataattaatcccagacctcaaaagtggtctatTATTGTGGTTTAAGCATGGTTGTGTACTTGGAACATCCAATTTGGTTGTTTTTCTCCAAAGAAAAGTATGATTTTGAGAGTCAAAACAAAGGAAAAAACCTCCGAAACCCCAAAACCAAACCTGGAAAACTGAATGACAAATGAAGGATTTTACAACATCCTGATGactgttaaaaaaaataatattttgccAAGGTTTTATTTTTTCCCTCTAAACGATCAATGTAAATATGACATTGTCAAGTTAAAATGTAATTGGTTTGGTATAATAAGGTTATAATAAGCTCCGCCCGCATATGAAAAATAAAATCACCTGCTATTGAAATGATGCGTGCATCATCCGCTTTCCCTAAGATCTTGCCATTAACTTTCAGTTGGCTCTGACAAATGCCTGAATGTCAAGCCCtggggtgccatttaggactgaACCCATGTTTCTTTGGGATATTACCTTCAATGACTGACGTTTTAGTTCCTGATTTCACCTCACTCCTCTCCTTCACAGGGTCGGTGCTAGAGCCTGTATTTCTCGCAGTAGTCTGGAATGGAGGAGTCATTattttaatatagacagacattTGACAGATTTGTTAAAATCATACACAGAAAATGAACATAAGTTACAAGGACATACCTCTTCCCATACGATGACAGTGTTTACTTGACTGACATCTCCCATGCTGAGCAATGCTGAGACCACGGTGTTTGTCTTCACATTGTTAACAGGCATCATTGAGAAATCTTAAATAACAAGCAGATAAAACTTCACAACATTTCCCTTTAAAAACAGGTGGAAGACAAACTATCAGTACAAGTAAACCATAGACAGTGATGAGTTGCTGGGCCCTCACTCACCAACTGGCTTAATTTGAAAGATCTTTCCATTGTGCAGAATGTGGGTTGGTCTTTTCGGTTCTTCTCGCCCCTCAACCTTCTCAACCATCACCTTCAGATCTTTATCCATCTGCTCCACCTTGATCTTCAGTTTCTCATTTTCATTTTGTAAAGCTGCAGAGACCTCTAGGAATAGTCTGCAGATTTTACGAACAGCCTCCTTTGTCAACTGGTGCATAATTGTGCCAAGC is drawn from Oncorhynchus keta strain PuntledgeMale-10-30-2019 chromosome 37, Oket_V2, whole genome shotgun sequence and contains these coding sequences:
- the LOC118375685 gene encoding oocyte zinc finger protein XlCOF6-like isoform X1; this translates as MAELEKDAGLPQPMQENRDEEEPGNSMAEEMDTSEDLQDDNLIKRDHFHSSNNEQQDGLLAVRRNVILERTKFNQRQQEAGETADDFITALNCLSENCGYGALLSEMIRDRLVAGLHDRRLSKQLQFDPELTLDKAVTRIRQTELVKKPQDLPEYTFKATSSAANVESVLSHSKQQFPANTQCQSEKNQNSERPQQPQTTQENAEDPLDTNDTDSFSPGGEKPHYCAYCGRSFQKVRDLIRHQRTHTGEKPHNCSDCNRSFARLDNLKSHQKIHVKDKHHFHSTKCVESFVLLEKLEKHLLENTFKATSNATNVDSVPELGKNQHPERLLPQTTQENREKPHHDTSDDPIVSSNGGERRHPCSDCGKNFTRVYHLKRHQRTHTGEKPHRCSDCGKSYSQSYDLKIHHQRKHMKGKYFHCNHCEERFSKPEDLNTHMHVHAGEKPYLCPDCGKRFQLLNAFEMHQQKHTLGLLECSYCGKSFSKMDKLKLHQRTHTGEKHFRCPDCGKSFTRSDLLKSHQRTHKKEGDCLYCDKSFSEPGELKIHMDVHSQERPHLCPDCGKRFKLLWSLKKHQRKHTEKISPREKRHHCSDCNKSFTRGYHLKRHRETHTGEKPFHCSNCDKSFAGKERLKQHQLTHKEKKRHRCSRCDKRFPDMAKLRSHLPVHSVELALHCSDCGKYFLNKAKFERHQKIHTGSGKIPFLCTDCGEGFTNLRQLEDHQRTHTGEKPYCCIDCGKSFAHEKTFKCHKQAHKFKLSGERAAYPCSECGNTFSRSCDVMSHVRRVHNKERPFQCSCCGKRFFQKNSLTIHMRMHTGEKPYHCSECGQSFSQMNDRKRHQKRQHSGEET
- the LOC118375685 gene encoding oocyte zinc finger protein XlCOF6-like isoform X2 — protein: MTRRLLFFTLKAEEMDTSEDLQDDNLIKRDHFHSSNNEQQDGLLAVRRNVILERTKFNQRQQEAGETADDFITALNCLSENCGYGALLSEMIRDRLVAGLHDRRLSKQLQFDPELTLDKAVTRIRQTELVKKPQDLPEYTFKATSSAANVESVLSHSKQQFPANTQCQSEKNQNSERPQQPQTTQENAEDPLDTNDTDSFSPGGEKPHYCAYCGRSFQKVRDLIRHQRTHTGEKPHNCSDCNRSFARLDNLKSHQKIHVKDKHHFHSTKCVESFVLLEKLEKHLLENTFKATSNATNVDSVPELGKNQHPERLLPQTTQENREKPHHDTSDDPIVSSNGGERRHPCSDCGKNFTRVYHLKRHQRTHTGEKPHRCSDCGKSYSQSYDLKIHHQRKHMKGKYFHCNHCEERFSKPEDLNTHMHVHAGEKPYLCPDCGKRFQLLNAFEMHQQKHTLGLLECSYCGKSFSKMDKLKLHQRTHTGEKHFRCPDCGKSFTRSDLLKSHQRTHKKEGDCLYCDKSFSEPGELKIHMDVHSQERPHLCPDCGKRFKLLWSLKKHQRKHTEKISPREKRHHCSDCNKSFTRGYHLKRHRETHTGEKPFHCSNCDKSFAGKERLKQHQLTHKEKKRHRCSRCDKRFPDMAKLRSHLPVHSVELALHCSDCGKYFLNKAKFERHQKIHTGSGKIPFLCTDCGEGFTNLRQLEDHQRTHTGEKPYCCIDCGKSFAHEKTFKCHKQAHKFKLSGERAAYPCSECGNTFSRSCDVMSHVRRVHNKERPFQCSCCGKRFFQKNSLTIHMRMHTGEKPYHCSECGQSFSQMNDRKRHQKRQHSGEET
- the LOC118375685 gene encoding oocyte zinc finger protein XlCOF6-like isoform X3, whose amino-acid sequence is MDTSEDLQDDNLIKRDHFHSSNNEQQDGLLAVRRNVILERTKFNQRQQEAGETADDFITALNCLSENCGYGALLSEMIRDRLVAGLHDRRLSKQLQFDPELTLDKAVTRIRQTELVKKPQDLPEYTFKATSSAANVESVLSHSKQQFPANTQCQSEKNQNSERPQQPQTTQENAEDPLDTNDTDSFSPGGEKPHYCAYCGRSFQKVRDLIRHQRTHTGEKPHNCSDCNRSFARLDNLKSHQKIHVKDKHHFHSTKCVESFVLLEKLEKHLLENTFKATSNATNVDSVPELGKNQHPERLLPQTTQENREKPHHDTSDDPIVSSNGGERRHPCSDCGKNFTRVYHLKRHQRTHTGEKPHRCSDCGKSYSQSYDLKIHHQRKHMKGKYFHCNHCEERFSKPEDLNTHMHVHAGEKPYLCPDCGKRFQLLNAFEMHQQKHTLGLLECSYCGKSFSKMDKLKLHQRTHTGEKHFRCPDCGKSFTRSDLLKSHQRTHKKEGDCLYCDKSFSEPGELKIHMDVHSQERPHLCPDCGKRFKLLWSLKKHQRKHTEKISPREKRHHCSDCNKSFTRGYHLKRHRETHTGEKPFHCSNCDKSFAGKERLKQHQLTHKEKKRHRCSRCDKRFPDMAKLRSHLPVHSVELALHCSDCGKYFLNKAKFERHQKIHTGSGKIPFLCTDCGEGFTNLRQLEDHQRTHTGEKPYCCIDCGKSFAHEKTFKCHKQAHKFKLSGERAAYPCSECGNTFSRSCDVMSHVRRVHNKERPFQCSCCGKRFFQKNSLTIHMRMHTGEKPYHCSECGQSFSQMNDRKRHQKRQHSGEET